A section of the Aerosakkonema funiforme FACHB-1375 genome encodes:
- a CDS encoding site-2 protease family protein yields the protein MSVLLLILLGLATYFIVQRSVASITKTPAWILWLVMMTSPLVWLGWTLVYGQNKPMPVALTMGVFLISVILYCWLILLGRKDLTPPATQNSDTPTPEQTANPDGQVLKVRPINKEEETQLRECFPWTIYYLQNLEYRPQAVICKGQLRTKPDVAYKTIRENIEAKFGDRFLIVFQEGFNSTPFFALVPNPQAQSNTQRNSEPLTRPGLALVLLATTFYTTTIVGAQIAGVTRQAVESNSAILLKGLPYALALIAIMGVHEMGHYLASRFYKLRTTLPYFIPVPFFPGTFGAFIQMRSLPPDRKVLFDVGIAGPLAGFLITLPLLIWGLANSSIVPISEKAGILNINAFIPSSSLLLTFLSKLALGNALTPDKAIDLHPVAVAGYLGLIVTAFNLMPVGQLDGGHIVHAMFGQKQATAIGQISRFLLLTASLMPWLLGVTIIPPYFLYWAVFLYIIPIYDEPALNDVSELDNKRDLWGLLALGLLLIIILPAPRFLIQLWKI from the coding sequence GATACTCTGGTTGGTGATGATGACATCGCCATTGGTATGGCTTGGGTGGACATTGGTCTATGGCCAGAATAAGCCTATGCCAGTCGCCCTGACGATGGGCGTATTTTTAATCAGCGTCATTTTGTACTGCTGGCTGATTCTGTTGGGGCGTAAAGACCTAACCCCACCAGCAACTCAAAACTCCGATACCCCTACCCCAGAACAGACCGCCAACCCAGACGGTCAGGTATTAAAGGTACGCCCCATCAATAAGGAAGAAGAAACACAGCTGCGGGAATGTTTTCCTTGGACGATCTATTACCTGCAAAATCTGGAGTATCGACCCCAAGCCGTGATTTGCAAGGGGCAACTGCGAACCAAACCGGATGTAGCTTATAAAACCATCCGGGAGAATATTGAAGCAAAATTTGGCGATCGCTTCCTGATCGTCTTTCAAGAAGGTTTCAACTCCACCCCCTTCTTCGCCCTTGTTCCCAATCCCCAAGCTCAATCTAATACCCAGCGTAACAGCGAACCTCTGACCCGACCGGGTTTGGCTTTGGTACTTCTGGCGACAACCTTCTATACCACAACCATAGTCGGGGCGCAAATAGCAGGTGTCACCCGACAGGCAGTAGAATCAAATTCAGCCATACTGCTGAAAGGACTGCCCTATGCCTTGGCACTGATTGCCATTATGGGTGTCCACGAAATGGGTCATTATTTGGCCTCTCGCTTCTACAAATTGCGGACAACTCTGCCTTACTTTATCCCCGTCCCGTTTTTCCCAGGCACATTTGGGGCGTTTATTCAGATGCGTAGTCTGCCGCCCGATCGCAAAGTCTTATTTGATGTGGGAATAGCTGGGCCTCTGGCAGGTTTTTTGATTACTTTACCATTGCTGATTTGGGGTTTGGCTAATTCCTCCATCGTCCCCATATCGGAAAAAGCAGGCATATTGAACATCAATGCCTTTATTCCCAGCTCTTCGCTACTGCTAACTTTCTTGAGTAAGTTGGCCCTGGGCAATGCTTTGACCCCCGATAAAGCGATCGATCTCCATCCCGTCGCCGTCGCCGGATACCTGGGCCTGATCGTCACAGCTTTTAATTTGATGCCTGTAGGACAACTCGACGGCGGTCACATCGTCCATGCCATGTTTGGCCAAAAACAAGCCACTGCGATCGGTCAAATTTCCCGCTTCTTACTTTTGACCGCTTCTCTGATGCCGTGGTTGTTGGGAGTAACTATCATTCCGCCCTATTTTTTGTATTGGGCTGTTTTCCTATACATAATACCCATTTACGACGAACCGGCTTTGAACGATGTCTCCGAACTCGACAACAAACGCGACTTGTGGGGCTTGCTGGCTTTGGGCCTGTTGTTGATTATTATCTTGCCTGCCCCCCGTTTTCTGATCCAGCTGTGGAAAATTTGA